The uncultured Fusobacterium sp. sequence CTGACGCTAAAAATTCCGACGTGTTTGAACGAAGTGAGTTTCGGAATTTTAGTCAAATGAGTGTTACTCTCTCTTTATTCTTTGACATGGAATTTAGCTGATATTTAAAAAAATAGAGATAACTAAAATTGATTAATTAGCATAAATACAAAGGAACTTTGCTGTAAACCTAGCGATGTGCTAGATAACTGAGCTAAGTTAGATAAATTATAGTTTAATGTAAAAACTACACCTCATATTAATACAAGGTGTAGTTTAGTTTGAATCTTAAATCTCTCTAGTATACTCTTTTAGCCACTCTTTTTCTTCAGCTGTTAAATATGGAGATACTTTATCAAATACCATTTTATGATAACTATTCAAAAACTTTCTCTCATCTTTTTCTAACATCTCTGGAATAACACCATCTAAATCAAGTGGAGCATAAGTCATTGTTTCAAACTCCATAAATTGTCCAAAAACTGTTTTCTCAGCTTTTTTAACTATTAATTCATTTTCCAATCTAATTCCATGAGAATCTTCTATATATACACCAGGCTCATTTGTAACTGTCATTCCCTCTTCTAAAACTTGAGGATTAGTTTGGAATCTTATTCCTTGTGGTCCTTCATGTACATTTAGTAAGAAACCTACTCCATGTCCAGTTCCACATTTATAATCTATTCCTCTTTCCCATACAGGTCTTCTAGCTAAAATATCTAAGTTAGTTCCTCTAGCTCCATATAAGAATTTTACTTTAGAAAGTGATATCATACCTTTTAGAACTAAAGTAAAGTGCTCTTTTATCTCTTCTGGACACTCTCCCAAAACAAATGTTCTAGTTATATCTGTTGTTCCATCTAAATATTGAGCTCCTGAATCTATAAGCAATAGATTTCTTGGATACAATTTACTATTTGATTTTTCATTTGCACTATAATGCATCATAGCAGCATTTGCTTCATAAGCAGATATAGTATTAAAACTAGGCTCTATATATAGTTTTTGTTCTTTTCTGTACTCTTCTATTTTATCACTTACACTTATTTCACTCATTTCAAGTTTTCCAATATTAGTTTTTAACCAATACATAAATTTAGTTACTGCTACTCCATCTTTTAAGTGAGAATTTCTTAAATTTTCTAACTCTACTGGATTTTTACAAGCTTTCATCAATGTTGTTGGATTACTTCTATTTAAAATACTTCCTTTTATACTATTGCAGATTAGATAATTCACCTTATCATTATCTAAAAGTACTATCTCATTTTCACTATCTTTTACATCTTCATATACTTCAAAGTACCCTTTTATCTCAACACCATTTTTTTCTAAATATTCTCTTACTTCATTATTTACTTTTTTGTCATCTATATAAAGAGTAACTTTATCTTTTGAAATAATTGAATATGCCAATGTAACTGGATTATTTTTAATATCTCTTCCTCTTATATTAAATAACCAAGCTATATCATCTAAAGAAGTTAAAACATGTTTATCTGCCTTTAAAACTTCCATTTTTTCTCTCAATTTATTTAGTTTACTTTTAAAGCTTTCTCCAGCATATTTTTCATCTAATATAAAAACTTCTGTTATTGGTAAAGATGGTCTATCCTTCCAGATTTCTCCTACCAAATCATATTTATCTTCTAACATTATATTTTTATTTCCAAATTCATTTTTTAGCTCAAATATAGTTTTCCCAGATATAACTTTACCATCAAAACCTAAAGTT is a genomic window containing:
- a CDS encoding aminopeptidase P family protein; translated protein: MNIVVERVEQLRTLMRERNIDIYLIPSSDYHQSEYVGEYFKSREFISGFTGSAGTVVVTKDKAGLWTDGRYFIQAEKQLQGSGITLFKMGEEGVPTYSEYINQNLKDEETLGFDGKVISGKTIFELKNEFGNKNIMLEDKYDLVGEIWKDRPSLPITEVFILDEKYAGESFKSKLNKLREKMEVLKADKHVLTSLDDIAWLFNIRGRDIKNNPVTLAYSIISKDKVTLYIDDKKVNNEVREYLEKNGVEIKGYFEVYEDVKDSENEIVLLDNDKVNYLICNSIKGSILNRSNPTTLMKACKNPVELENLRNSHLKDGVAVTKFMYWLKTNIGKLEMSEISVSDKIEEYRKEQKLYIEPSFNTISAYEANAAMMHYSANEKSNSKLYPRNLLLIDSGAQYLDGTTDITRTFVLGECPEEIKEHFTLVLKGMISLSKVKFLYGARGTNLDILARRPVWERGIDYKCGTGHGVGFLLNVHEGPQGIRFQTNPQVLEEGMTVTNEPGVYIEDSHGIRLENELIVKKAEKTVFGQFMEFETMTYAPLDLDGVIPEMLEKDERKFLNSYHKMVFDKVSPYLTAEEKEWLKEYTREI